A genomic region of Tsukamurella pulmonis contains the following coding sequences:
- a CDS encoding flavin monoamine oxidase family protein: MVDVNVIVVGAGLAGLTAARRLVEAGKSVLVLEARDRVAGRNHGGFLSNGVPVELGGQWIGPDQSAALELVAELGLETFPSYDDGDAITYVDGRAVRYADESFGLDDESLAEVGRLWAVIENLAAEVDPGEPWAVDGAADLDRHNVDTWLSANTASAMARSFFRIIVPAVFSAETAELSFLHFLTYIRSGTSLAMLLSTRKGAQDARVVGGTHQISERLAGHLGDAVRLGTVVRTITQDDAGVAVAYESADGTRGGVFTAEQVIVAIPPTLAGRIRYLPALPSARDGLTQQIPAGSVIKVQVGYDRPFWREDGLSGFVISLDDAFNVVLDNSPSDGSCGVLVGFLEGAHARAAERLSAAERRDLVLGALVKYFGPEAAAPFDYVEQDWNAEEFSRGCYGGRLGCGVWTQYGSALAAPVGRIHWAGAETAARWNGYMDGAIRSGHRAAEEVLAAP, encoded by the coding sequence ATGGTGGACGTGAACGTGATCGTGGTGGGCGCTGGTCTGGCGGGCCTGACCGCCGCCCGGCGGCTGGTGGAGGCGGGGAAGTCGGTGCTGGTCCTTGAAGCGCGTGACCGCGTCGCCGGCCGCAACCACGGTGGTTTCCTCAGCAACGGCGTGCCAGTCGAGCTGGGCGGGCAGTGGATCGGGCCCGATCAGAGCGCGGCTCTCGAACTCGTCGCCGAACTCGGGCTGGAGACCTTTCCCTCCTACGACGACGGTGACGCGATCACCTACGTCGACGGGCGTGCCGTTCGGTATGCGGACGAGAGCTTCGGCCTCGACGACGAGTCGCTGGCCGAGGTCGGACGCCTCTGGGCGGTCATCGAGAACCTCGCCGCCGAGGTCGATCCCGGTGAGCCCTGGGCGGTCGACGGCGCCGCTGACCTCGACCGGCACAACGTCGACACGTGGCTCAGTGCGAACACCGCGAGCGCCATGGCGCGCAGCTTCTTCCGGATCATCGTGCCCGCCGTCTTCTCCGCCGAGACCGCGGAGCTGTCCTTCCTGCACTTCCTGACCTACATCCGCTCGGGCACCAGCCTCGCGATGCTGCTGAGTACCCGCAAGGGCGCGCAGGACGCCCGTGTCGTCGGCGGCACGCACCAGATCTCCGAGCGGCTGGCCGGGCACCTGGGCGACGCCGTCCGACTCGGCACCGTCGTTCGCACGATCACTCAGGACGATGCCGGCGTCGCCGTCGCCTACGAGAGTGCCGACGGGACACGGGGCGGCGTGTTCACGGCGGAGCAGGTGATCGTCGCGATCCCGCCGACCCTCGCCGGCCGCATCCGCTACCTGCCGGCGCTGCCCTCGGCCCGCGACGGGCTCACCCAGCAGATCCCCGCCGGCTCCGTGATCAAGGTCCAGGTCGGCTATGACCGTCCGTTCTGGCGCGAGGACGGGCTCAGTGGTTTCGTCATCAGCCTCGACGACGCCTTCAACGTGGTCCTCGACAACTCGCCGAGCGACGGGAGCTGCGGCGTGCTGGTCGGCTTCCTCGAGGGCGCGCACGCGCGTGCCGCCGAACGCCTGAGCGCGGCCGAACGCCGCGACCTGGTGCTCGGCGCCTTGGTCAAGTACTTCGGCCCCGAGGCGGCTGCGCCCTTCGACTACGTGGAGCAGGACTGGAACGCTGAGGAGTTCAGTCGCGGTTGTTACGGCGGTCGGCTCGGCTGCGGCGTGTGGACGCAGTACGGTTCGGCACTGGCGGCACCCGTCGGCCGCATCCACTGGGCCGGTGCCGAGACGGCAGCCCGGTGGAACGGCTACATGGACGGAGCGATCCGATCCGGCCACCGCGCAGCGGAAGAGGTCCTCGCCGCGCCGTAG
- a CDS encoding fumarylacetoacetate hydrolase family protein, whose product MRLATHQLGDRTIATVDTGSGPRCAGAASVDELLRQDDWRAAARRAAEEGEALPPAARPLAPIRAPGKVLCCGLNYRAHIEEMGRGVPEVPTFFAKWADTLVGPEADVALAAGDTTKLDWEAELAVVVGADLRRASVAECAAAIAGYTVSNDVSLRDRQWATTQWLSGKAWDATTPVGPVVVTTDAFDPAEHVVTCRVDGETVQHAPLDDLLFPPAELLHHASLFTRLRPGDLVLTGTPAGVGAGRDPQRFLSDGQVLETEISGIGLLRNTIRIRA is encoded by the coding sequence GTGCGGCTCGCAACCCATCAGCTCGGCGATCGGACGATCGCCACCGTCGACACCGGATCCGGTCCGCGATGCGCGGGCGCAGCGAGCGTCGACGAGCTTCTGCGTCAGGACGACTGGCGTGCCGCTGCGCGCCGCGCCGCGGAGGAGGGAGAGGCGCTCCCGCCCGCGGCCCGCCCGCTCGCGCCGATCCGCGCCCCCGGCAAGGTGCTGTGCTGCGGGCTCAACTACCGCGCCCACATCGAGGAGATGGGCCGCGGCGTCCCCGAGGTACCCACCTTCTTCGCGAAGTGGGCGGATACCCTCGTCGGTCCCGAGGCCGACGTCGCCCTCGCCGCCGGTGACACCACAAAGCTGGACTGGGAGGCGGAACTCGCCGTCGTCGTGGGCGCCGATCTGCGCCGCGCTTCCGTCGCCGAGTGCGCGGCCGCGATCGCCGGCTACACCGTGAGCAACGACGTCTCGCTGCGCGACCGGCAGTGGGCCACCACCCAGTGGCTCTCCGGGAAGGCCTGGGACGCGACCACGCCCGTCGGGCCCGTCGTCGTCACCACCGACGCCTTCGACCCCGCCGAGCACGTCGTGACCTGCCGCGTCGACGGGGAGACCGTGCAGCACGCCCCGCTCGACGACCTGCTCTTCCCGCCGGCCGAACTGCTGCACCACGCCTCGCTGTTCACCCGATTGCGCCCCGGCGACCTCGTGCTCACCGGTACCCCCGCCGGCGTGGGCGCGGGCCGTGATCCGCAGCGCTTCCTCTCCGACGGGCAGGTGCTCGAGACCGAGATCTCGGGGATCGGACTCCTGCGCAACACCATCCGTATCCGAGCCTGA
- a CDS encoding cupin domain-containing protein — protein sequence MSEQIVDPALLPTGDVPVVTRHGAESTDTAQSGDCIRVSGVSIQHTPATKIWYGQVRNKPGYRSLPHHHGEAETGGYVLSGHGRIYYGEGYTRYTDMTEGDWVFVPPYMPHVEANMSITDDLVWLTCRTPENIVVNLDDVDDATLEGYRRA from the coding sequence ATGAGCGAACAGATCGTCGACCCCGCACTGCTACCGACCGGCGACGTCCCCGTCGTCACCCGCCACGGCGCGGAGAGCACCGACACCGCGCAGTCCGGAGACTGCATCCGCGTCTCCGGCGTCAGCATCCAGCACACGCCCGCCACGAAGATCTGGTACGGCCAGGTGCGCAACAAGCCCGGCTACCGGTCGCTGCCGCACCACCACGGTGAGGCCGAGACCGGCGGCTACGTCCTCTCGGGCCACGGCCGCATCTACTACGGCGAGGGCTACACCCGGTACACCGATATGACCGAGGGGGACTGGGTCTTCGTGCCGCCGTACATGCCGCACGTCGAGGCCAACATGTCGATCACCGACGACCTCGTCTGGCTCACCTGTCGCACGCCCGAGAACATCGTCGTGAACCTGGACGACGTCGACGACGCCACGCTCGAGGGGTACCGCCGCGCATGA
- a CDS encoding AMP-binding protein yields the protein MTLTPSAHEDTFARDHLPPAEQWPTLEFTLPELRYPDRLNAAVALIDEGAERFGDRTAIRTPEGLRWTYRDLREASDRVAQVLVDEFGVRPGNRVLLREGNTPWLVAAWLGALKAGAVLVTTMPMLRPAELVDLLERTTPVVCVSGAAAAADLRAALRSTGSGAALVLLGGDDPDRLEQRAARRDGVFTPVTTAADDVALLCPTSGSTGRPKITMHFHRDVLANADTFARHVLRPGPEDVFAGSPPLAFTFGLGGLVVFPLRFGASTVLTERATPAQLADVVAEHGVTVLFTAPTAYRAIIRGGGAGRLRGVRVGVSAGEHLSEETFELVRDECGIELVNGIGCTELLHVFLSTAPGRTVPGALGTPVPGYRATVLGPDDEEVGPGVAGRLAAIGPTGCRYLDDARQLGYVVNGWNVTGDTVVRDADGTFRFQARSDAMIVSSGYNIGGPEVEAAICADDAVVEAAVVGRPDTERGAVVCAFVVLREGEDAGDAMVRRIQDGVKARLAPYKYPRDVRFVDALPRNPSGKLQHFRLREQLARESDAAVRG from the coding sequence ATGACCCTGACGCCCAGCGCCCACGAGGACACCTTCGCCCGCGACCATCTGCCGCCCGCGGAGCAGTGGCCGACGCTCGAGTTCACGCTGCCCGAACTGCGGTACCCCGATCGCCTCAACGCCGCCGTCGCCCTCATCGACGAGGGCGCGGAGCGGTTCGGCGACCGGACCGCGATCCGGACGCCCGAGGGGCTGCGGTGGACCTACCGGGACCTGCGCGAGGCCTCGGACCGGGTGGCGCAGGTCCTCGTCGACGAGTTCGGCGTGCGGCCGGGCAACCGAGTGCTGCTCCGCGAGGGCAACACCCCCTGGCTCGTGGCCGCCTGGCTCGGCGCGCTGAAGGCCGGCGCCGTGCTCGTGACGACGATGCCCATGCTCCGCCCCGCCGAGCTGGTGGACCTCCTGGAGCGGACGACGCCCGTCGTCTGCGTCAGCGGTGCGGCGGCGGCCGCGGACCTCCGCGCGGCGCTGCGGAGCACCGGGTCCGGCGCCGCGCTGGTCCTCCTCGGCGGTGACGATCCCGACCGGCTCGAGCAGCGCGCCGCCCGTCGGGACGGGGTCTTCACCCCCGTGACGACGGCCGCGGACGACGTCGCCCTGCTCTGCCCGACCTCGGGCAGCACCGGCAGGCCCAAGATCACGATGCACTTCCATCGCGACGTCCTGGCCAACGCCGACACCTTCGCCCGGCACGTCCTGCGCCCCGGACCGGAGGACGTCTTCGCGGGATCGCCGCCCCTCGCGTTCACCTTCGGCCTCGGCGGCCTCGTCGTCTTCCCGCTGCGCTTCGGGGCGAGCACCGTGCTCACCGAGCGGGCTACCCCGGCGCAGCTCGCCGACGTCGTCGCCGAGCACGGAGTGACGGTCCTCTTCACCGCGCCGACCGCCTACCGCGCGATCATCCGGGGCGGCGGCGCGGGACGGCTCCGCGGTGTCCGCGTCGGCGTCTCCGCGGGCGAGCACCTGTCGGAGGAGACCTTCGAGCTGGTCCGCGACGAGTGCGGTATCGAGCTCGTCAACGGCATCGGCTGCACCGAGTTGCTGCACGTCTTCCTCTCCACCGCGCCCGGCCGCACCGTCCCCGGCGCGCTCGGCACCCCCGTTCCCGGCTACCGCGCCACGGTGCTCGGCCCGGACGACGAGGAGGTCGGCCCGGGGGTCGCGGGTCGCCTCGCCGCCATCGGCCCCACCGGCTGCCGCTACCTCGACGACGCCCGGCAGCTCGGCTACGTGGTGAACGGCTGGAACGTCACCGGCGACACCGTCGTCCGCGACGCCGACGGGACCTTCCGGTTCCAGGCCCGGTCCGACGCGATGATCGTCTCCTCCGGCTACAACATCGGCGGTCCCGAGGTCGAGGCCGCGATCTGCGCCGACGACGCCGTCGTCGAGGCCGCGGTGGTCGGCCGGCCCGACACGGAGCGCGGGGCCGTCGTCTGTGCGTTCGTCGTGCTGCGCGAGGGCGAGGACGCCGGCGACGCGATGGTGCGGCGCATCCAGGACGGCGTGAAGGCGCGCCTCGCGCCGTACAAGTACCCGCGGGACGTCCGCTTCGTGGACGCACT
- a CDS encoding RidA family protein: MSAKVTVNPPQLAVPRGFAHGTRVGNTLHLGGQTAMDAEGAIVPGGIVEQFRRAFSNVLATVAEAGGTPDDLVSVTIYLTDVQDYQRNGKEIGRVWRELAGDHYPAMAGIGISELWQPEAMIEIAGIAEIGSGARG; encoded by the coding sequence ATGTCCGCCAAGGTCACCGTCAATCCCCCGCAGCTCGCCGTCCCCCGTGGCTTCGCGCACGGCACACGCGTCGGGAACACCCTCCATCTGGGCGGCCAGACCGCCATGGACGCCGAGGGCGCGATCGTCCCCGGCGGCATCGTCGAGCAGTTCCGCCGCGCGTTCTCCAACGTGCTGGCCACAGTCGCCGAAGCGGGTGGTACGCCAGACGATCTGGTCTCGGTGACCATCTACCTCACGGACGTGCAGGACTACCAGCGCAACGGCAAAGAGATCGGCCGCGTCTGGCGCGAGCTCGCCGGCGACCACTACCCCGCCATGGCGGGTATCGGCATCAGCGAGCTGTGGCAGCCCGAGGCGATGATCGAGATCGCAGGCATCGCGGAGATCGGCTCCGGCGCACGCGGGTAG
- a CDS encoding TetR/AcrR family transcriptional regulator — MPYVESAVRGPQIVAAARAVLIRDGVAKTSLRAVASEAGIPLGTLQHVFPGKQLLLQAVIEQVIDDISEVLRRSADTDAGLAHALAQGLRNFWATLVLDHRGLQVLQYELVTHALRTPGLEDLARLQYERYAEVVRQWCVEAADRAEEDSAVPYDRLARVVVAAVDGLILQQVSAPDADRAAADLEAVIAMVIALAAPAPR; from the coding sequence ATGCCCTACGTCGAGTCCGCGGTCCGCGGCCCGCAGATCGTCGCGGCCGCCCGGGCCGTGTTGATCCGTGACGGCGTCGCCAAGACCAGCCTGCGCGCCGTCGCCTCCGAGGCGGGGATCCCCCTGGGCACGCTGCAGCACGTCTTTCCCGGGAAGCAACTGCTACTGCAGGCGGTGATCGAGCAGGTGATCGACGACATCTCCGAGGTCCTGCGACGCTCGGCCGACACCGATGCCGGGCTCGCCCACGCCCTGGCACAGGGACTGCGCAACTTCTGGGCGACGCTCGTCCTCGATCACCGCGGCCTCCAGGTCCTGCAATACGAGCTCGTGACGCACGCTCTGCGCACGCCGGGACTCGAGGACCTCGCCCGCCTCCAGTACGAGCGTTACGCCGAGGTGGTCCGCCAATGGTGCGTCGAGGCCGCCGATCGGGCCGAGGAGGACAGCGCCGTCCCGTACGACAGGCTCGCCCGGGTGGTCGTCGCCGCGGTGGACGGGCTGATCCTGCAGCAGGTCTCGGCCCCCGACGCCGATCGCGCGGCAGCGGACCTGGAGGCCGTCATCGCCATGGTGATCGCGCTCGCGGCCCCCGCCCCGCGATAG
- a CDS encoding PaaX family transcriptional regulator produces the protein MTEATRAQPLVRDLIVSLFGLYGRGEEPLPIAQIIALVGTAGPDEQSVRSSVSRMKSRGLLEAATPGRYRLAGRRAAAFEAGDTRIFGEHGYDAVAPWSLAVFSVPESQRARRVLLKKTLSEMGFGVVAASVYLAPSGIGNEARERLIRLELDGYVEWFELHAPDIERLRTQAGQWWPLDALAEDYRTFLDEFGPVRERWESAAGTDEDAFADHLRLVTSWRELPYRDPGLPVDALPRDWPGADARALFLELRGVLAGPAARFAGHADLERRD, from the coding sequence ATGACGGAAGCAACGCGCGCACAGCCGCTGGTCCGCGATCTCATCGTCTCGCTGTTCGGCCTCTACGGGCGCGGCGAGGAACCGTTGCCGATCGCGCAGATCATCGCCCTCGTCGGCACCGCCGGCCCCGACGAGCAATCGGTGCGCTCTAGCGTCTCCCGGATGAAGTCGCGGGGCCTCTTAGAGGCCGCGACCCCCGGCCGCTACCGCCTCGCCGGGAGGCGCGCCGCGGCCTTCGAGGCGGGCGACACCCGGATCTTCGGCGAGCACGGCTACGACGCAGTGGCACCCTGGAGCCTCGCCGTGTTCTCGGTCCCCGAATCACAGCGCGCCCGAAGGGTACTTCTGAAGAAGACTCTGAGCGAGATGGGCTTCGGCGTGGTCGCCGCCAGCGTCTACCTCGCGCCGTCGGGCATCGGCAACGAGGCGCGCGAGCGGCTCATCCGCCTCGAGCTCGACGGCTATGTCGAGTGGTTCGAGCTACACGCTCCCGACATCGAGCGGCTACGGACGCAGGCCGGACAGTGGTGGCCCCTCGACGCCCTAGCCGAGGACTACCGCACCTTCCTCGACGAGTTCGGCCCTGTACGGGAGCGATGGGAATCCGCCGCCGGGACCGACGAGGACGCCTTCGCCGATCACCTCCGGCTCGTCACCTCCTGGCGCGAACTGCCCTACCGCGACCCGGGCCTGCCCGTCGACGCGTTGCCGCGGGACTGGCCCGGCGCCGACGCGCGCGCGCTGTTCCTGGAGCTGCGCGGCGTCCTCGCGGGACCCGCAGCCCGCTTCGCGGGTCACGCGGATCTCGAGCGTCGCGACTGA
- a CDS encoding lipase family protein: protein MVPITSSALPRALTNRVAGLLRGFVTPDPVTPIGPPDWSGLDAREYAGPVVPAGTPIERVPLAAALGLDEATEAHRFLYATTNQHGPGAVSTAALFLPHGAPPTDGWPVIAWAHGTVGLCDDATPSAQPQSDRQRFYLGHWLRHGYAVVATDYAGMGTPGLMSYLNGRIEAHNLIDSVQAARGLDVPLARRWALVGQSQGAGAAMNGARYASEFGAGYDLDLRGVVATGTPANIERVAQFLRPSFPPIVLPPLTTVYAAYILAGIRDARPDLGIDGLLSDEGRRVVDLAERLSLYDTREAVRGARISTWVTAPLRSIPGIGTALHEHMGTPTAGYDRPIFLGHGLTDIDVPVASGLSLAAALAAHRQPVTLKLYPTDHFGTVYAAADDAAEFLARVME, encoded by the coding sequence GTGGTGCCGATCACGTCGTCCGCCCTGCCGCGCGCGCTGACGAATCGTGTCGCCGGCCTCCTGCGCGGGTTCGTCACCCCCGATCCCGTCACCCCGATAGGCCCGCCGGACTGGTCCGGGCTCGACGCGCGCGAGTACGCAGGCCCGGTCGTGCCGGCCGGTACCCCGATCGAGCGGGTACCGCTCGCCGCCGCGCTCGGCCTCGACGAGGCAACCGAGGCGCACCGCTTCCTCTACGCCACCACCAACCAGCACGGCCCGGGAGCGGTCAGCACCGCCGCACTGTTCCTGCCGCACGGCGCCCCACCCACGGACGGCTGGCCCGTGATCGCCTGGGCGCACGGCACCGTCGGGCTGTGTGACGACGCGACCCCGTCCGCCCAGCCGCAGTCCGACCGGCAGCGGTTCTACCTCGGGCACTGGCTGCGTCACGGCTACGCCGTGGTCGCCACCGACTACGCGGGCATGGGCACGCCCGGCCTGATGAGCTACCTCAACGGCCGCATCGAGGCGCACAACCTCATCGACTCGGTGCAGGCCGCGAGGGGGCTGGACGTGCCGCTGGCCCGGCGGTGGGCCCTCGTCGGACAGTCGCAGGGCGCGGGCGCGGCCATGAACGGCGCCCGGTACGCGAGCGAGTTCGGCGCGGGCTACGACCTCGACCTGCGCGGCGTCGTCGCGACCGGCACGCCCGCCAACATCGAGCGCGTCGCGCAGTTCCTCCGGCCCTCGTTCCCGCCGATCGTCCTCCCGCCGCTGACCACCGTCTACGCCGCGTACATCCTGGCCGGCATCCGCGACGCCCGCCCCGACCTCGGGATCGACGGCCTACTCAGCGACGAGGGCCGACGGGTCGTCGACCTCGCGGAGCGCCTGAGCCTGTACGACACGCGTGAGGCCGTCCGCGGCGCGCGGATCTCCACCTGGGTCACCGCTCCCCTGCGTTCGATCCCCGGCATCGGTACCGCCCTGCACGAGCACATGGGTACCCCGACCGCGGGCTACGACCGGCCGATCTTCCTGGGCCACGGCCTCACCGACATCGATGTCCCCGTGGCGTCCGGGCTCTCGCTCGCCGCGGCACTGGCCGCGCACCGCCAGCCGGTGACGCTCAAGCTGTACCCCACCGACCACTTCGGCACCGTGTACGCGGCCGCCGACGACGCCGCCGAGTTCCTCGCGCGGGTCATGGAGTAA
- a CDS encoding acyl-CoA thioesterase: protein MTTVNEFDSNVADSARFLDAVRLTETDDAPAGHRAFTATTQYVPWPKAYGGDLVAQAVAAACATVEGKTVHSAHSYFLRPAEIGGDVRYEVEILRDGRGYATRHVRGLQGGKVIYTCYASFAAGADGTEVPGAPLVGEVAGTGLAGVPAPEGLPSSAEALAGRDGADADYWSHGRSFEMRHVPDPIYLPGDRDRAPRQAVWIKAFSTLPEEQTVHDIALAYCCDYTILEPSLRALGASWSDDGLRTASLDHAMWFHRPARLDDWVLYSQESVNVGSSRGLNTGRFHDRNGTHLATVCQEGLLAQ from the coding sequence ATGACCACCGTCAACGAGTTCGACAGCAACGTGGCCGATTCCGCGCGTTTCCTCGACGCGGTCCGCCTCACGGAGACCGACGACGCCCCCGCGGGGCACCGCGCCTTCACCGCCACCACCCAGTACGTCCCCTGGCCCAAGGCCTACGGCGGCGACCTGGTGGCGCAGGCGGTCGCCGCGGCGTGCGCGACCGTCGAGGGCAAGACCGTGCACTCCGCCCACAGCTACTTCCTGCGCCCGGCGGAAATCGGCGGCGACGTCCGCTACGAGGTCGAGATCCTGCGCGACGGGCGGGGATACGCCACCCGGCACGTCCGCGGCCTGCAGGGCGGTAAAGTGATCTACACCTGCTACGCCTCCTTCGCCGCCGGTGCGGACGGCACCGAGGTCCCCGGGGCGCCGCTCGTCGGGGAGGTCGCGGGCACCGGTCTCGCCGGTGTCCCCGCGCCCGAGGGCCTCCCGTCGTCCGCCGAGGCCCTCGCGGGACGCGACGGCGCCGACGCCGACTACTGGTCGCATGGCCGCAGTTTCGAGATGCGGCACGTCCCCGATCCGATCTACCTCCCCGGCGACCGTGACCGTGCCCCCCGGCAGGCGGTGTGGATCAAGGCCTTCTCGACGTTGCCCGAGGAGCAGACCGTCCACGACATCGCGCTGGCCTACTGCTGCGACTACACGATTTTGGAGCCCTCGTTGCGGGCGCTCGGTGCGTCGTGGTCCGACGACGGCCTGCGCACCGCCAGCCTCGACCACGCGATGTGGTTCCACCGCCCGGCGCGCCTGGACGACTGGGTCCTCTACTCCCAGGAGTCGGTGAACGTCGGCTCCTCCCGCGGCCTCAACACCGGCCGCTTCCACGACCGCAACGGCACCCACCTGGCCACCGTGTGCCAGGAGGGGCTGCTCGCGCAGTGA
- a CDS encoding MFS transporter, whose amino-acid sequence MQTIIVPLIPQLPDLVGTTPSNASWTLTITLLVGAIGTPIAGRLGDMFGKRRVLLGNMAAVALGSAVCAVSTSLLPFLVGRGLQGLGIGAIAVGISILRDIVPPAQLGAAVGAMSASLGVGGALGLPFAAAVARHLSWHALFWLCALAAVLCAAAILRFVPEGPSERGGRFDVVGTLGLTAVLTFVLLPLSKAADWGWTDPLTLGMFAAFAVSAVAWWRYERRTPNALIDVDTLLHPPILLTNIASVATGFAFYAMQMMPIQLLMAPDEAPAGLGLDMVPASLVLMPTGLVMFGFSYVSSWITDRHGARLSLAIGGVVIAGGYLVLLAALTGPWSITWQWILGASALVGAGLGVAYSAMPALIMSVVPVSQTGEANGVNALMRSVGTSMATAVVGMVLTGATVVTVTAGGPVRTPSAGAYEATILISLAVCALAVACSLAIPRRRAAA is encoded by the coding sequence ATGCAGACCATCATCGTGCCGCTGATCCCCCAGCTCCCCGACCTCGTCGGGACCACCCCGTCGAACGCCTCCTGGACGCTGACGATCACCCTGCTCGTCGGCGCCATCGGCACGCCGATCGCCGGTCGCCTCGGCGACATGTTCGGCAAGCGCCGCGTGCTGCTGGGCAACATGGCCGCGGTCGCTCTCGGGTCGGCCGTCTGCGCCGTCTCGACCTCCTTGCTGCCGTTCCTCGTCGGCCGAGGCCTGCAGGGGCTCGGGATCGGCGCGATCGCGGTCGGCATCAGCATCCTGCGCGACATCGTGCCGCCGGCACAGCTCGGCGCGGCGGTCGGCGCGATGAGCGCGTCGCTGGGAGTGGGCGGGGCGCTCGGGCTGCCGTTCGCCGCGGCGGTCGCCCGGCACCTCAGTTGGCACGCGCTGTTCTGGCTGTGCGCGCTCGCCGCCGTGCTGTGCGCGGCCGCGATCCTGCGGTTCGTCCCCGAGGGGCCGTCCGAGCGTGGCGGACGCTTCGACGTGGTCGGCACGCTCGGCCTCACCGCCGTGTTGACCTTCGTGCTGCTCCCGCTGTCCAAGGCCGCCGACTGGGGGTGGACGGATCCCCTCACCCTCGGCATGTTCGCGGCGTTCGCGGTCTCGGCGGTCGCGTGGTGGCGCTACGAGCGACGCACCCCGAATGCGCTCATCGACGTCGACACCCTGCTGCACCCGCCGATCCTGCTGACCAACATCGCCTCCGTCGCCACCGGCTTCGCGTTCTACGCGATGCAGATGATGCCCATCCAGTTGCTCATGGCGCCGGACGAGGCACCCGCCGGCCTCGGCCTCGACATGGTGCCCGCGAGCCTGGTGCTCATGCCCACCGGCCTCGTGATGTTCGGCTTCTCCTACGTGAGCTCGTGGATCACCGACCGGCACGGCGCCCGCCTGTCGCTGGCGATCGGCGGCGTCGTGATCGCGGGCGGTTACCTGGTGCTCCTCGCGGCGCTGACCGGCCCCTGGTCCATCACATGGCAGTGGATCCTCGGGGCGAGCGCGCTCGTCGGTGCAGGCCTGGGTGTCGCCTACTCCGCGATGCCGGCGCTGATCATGTCGGTGGTCCCGGTCTCGCAGACGGGCGAGGCCAACGGGGTCAACGCGCTGATGCGTTCGGTCGGCACGTCGATGGCCACGGCGGTCGTCGGCATGGTCCTGACCGGTGCGACCGTGGTCACCGTCACCGCCGGGGGCCCGGTCCGCACCCCCTCCGCCGGCGCCTACGAGGCCACCATCCTGATCAGCCTCGCCGTGTGCGCACTGGCCGTCGCCTGCTCCCTCGCCATTCCGCGACGCCGCGCGGCCGCCTGA
- a CDS encoding SDR family NAD(P)-dependent oxidoreductase, whose product MKDFHGKVAVVTGVASGMGRELALELARQGARLSLCDYDPVGLENTAEQARALGAEVHTKVVNVGEREQILAYADDVVAHYGVVNLVFNNAGIAHHASVEKTSFKDYDRLMDVDFWGVVNSSKAFLPHLIASGDGHIVNTSSIFGLFGVGGQSAYNAAKFAVRGFTEALRIEMLASDHNVGVSCVHPGGIKTDICNNATVAEGQDQASFADFFNKHLARTEADAAARTILRGVKKNHGRILIGPDAVALDLLVRVTGSGYQRLMAFVDGQQSRFL is encoded by the coding sequence ATGAAGGACTTCCACGGCAAGGTCGCCGTCGTCACGGGCGTCGCGTCCGGTATGGGTCGCGAGCTCGCGCTCGAGTTGGCGCGGCAGGGCGCCCGGCTCTCGCTGTGCGACTACGACCCGGTCGGCCTCGAGAACACCGCGGAGCAAGCGCGGGCGCTGGGCGCCGAGGTGCACACCAAGGTGGTCAACGTCGGCGAGCGCGAGCAGATCCTCGCGTACGCGGACGACGTGGTCGCGCACTACGGGGTGGTCAACCTGGTGTTCAACAACGCCGGCATCGCGCACCACGCGAGCGTGGAGAAGACCTCCTTCAAGGATTACGACCGCCTCATGGACGTGGACTTCTGGGGCGTCGTCAACAGCTCCAAGGCCTTCCTGCCGCACCTCATCGCCTCCGGCGACGGTCACATCGTCAACACCAGCTCGATCTTCGGCCTGTTCGGCGTCGGCGGGCAGAGCGCCTACAACGCCGCGAAGTTCGCGGTGCGCGGCTTCACCGAAGCGCTGCGCATCGAGATGCTCGCGAGCGATCACAACGTCGGCGTGAGCTGTGTGCACCCCGGCGGGATCAAGACCGACATCTGCAACAACGCCACCGTCGCCGAGGGCCAGGACCAGGCCTCGTTCGCGGACTTCTTCAACAAGCACCTGGCCCGCACCGAGGCGGACGCGGCGGCGCGCACCATCCTGCGGGGCGTCAAGAAGAACCACGGCCGCATCCTGATCGGGCCCGACGCCGTGGCGCTCGATCTGCTCGTGCGCGTCACCGGCAGCGGCTACCAGCGCCTGATGGCCTTCGTCGACGGCCAGCAGTCCCGGTTCCTCTGA